The Papaver somniferum cultivar HN1 chromosome 3, ASM357369v1, whole genome shotgun sequence genome includes a region encoding these proteins:
- the LOC113356294 gene encoding uncharacterized protein LOC113356294 isoform X1, whose translation MTNSISLKSTSILHFHFTFLECVYNIMNGCNEEGNYSNFCNIHPTKIQIGVCSLCLKERLVILLATSSSKYKQRSRRRSTSSRKSHHIYVLQKVSTLGSFLRRSESSRRGQRLAAKSTDTDDTSTSTSSQEDSFISIKFEDNGNASWVKDSTEHCKPHSSVTATVTEPLKAKKIMHNVNTTTTTETMKRKKKKKKKKKKKMDTDNRITSIVEHHGGTTGSDGGAGMLRWRKRVGQVLFQLVRLKKSTMMESGCQDSRSNKGKKSRSSSSNSLKIRNKKNWIKTMTKKRDHHRV comes from the exons ATGACAAATTCCATTTCTTTAAAATCCACGAGCATTCTTCATTTTCACTTCACATTCTTAGAGTGCGTCTACAACATCATGAATGGATGCAATGAAGAAGGAAATTACAGTAATTTCTGCAACATTCATCCAACTAAAATTCAAATAGGAGTTTGTTCCCTCTGCTTAAAAGAAAGACTTGTCATCTTATTAgcaacatcatcatcaaaatacaaACAGCGTTCCAGGAGAAGATCTACATCCTCAAGAAAATCTCATCACATTTATGTTCTTCAAAAAGTTTCTACATTGGGCTCGTTCCTTCGTCGCTCTGAGTCCTCTCGGCGTGGACAGAGATTGGCCGCGAAATCAACTGACACTGACGATACTTCCACCAGTACTAGTAGTCAAGAAG ATTCATTCATTTCGATCAAGTTTGAAGACAATGGTAATGCCTCGTGGGTGAAGGATTCTACAGAACATTGTAAACCTCACTCATCGGTGACGGCCACAGTAACAGAACCGTTGAAAGCTAAAAAGATAATGCACAATGTCAATACTACTACTACTACAGAGACgatgaaaaggaagaagaagaagaagaagaagaagaagaagaagatggacacTGATAATAGAATTACTAGTATTGTGGAGCACCATGGTGGTACCACGGGCTCAGATGGTGGAGCGGGAATGCTTAGGTGGAGAAAGAGGGTTGGGCAAGTTCTGTTCCAACTTGTAAGGCTTAAGAAGTCAACAATGATGGAAAGTGGTTGCCAAGATAGTAGAAGTAACAAAGGCAAGAaaagcaggagcagcagcagcaattcaCTTAAGATTAGGAATAAGAAAAATTGGATAAAGACTATGACAAAGAAGAGGGACCATCATCGGGTATGA
- the LOC113356294 gene encoding E3 ubiquitin ligase BIG BROTHER-related-like isoform X3 codes for MDNEENKQNDTYRNSIPYVQLNWIDSDYAFALALQEQETPLTPFLASESESSDSDEDFEAELLDLNGEASNDDEDMEEDEIDPDELSYEDLIALGEFVGTENKGLSTDKIKSCITPYACKSLLEGKYGVDQCVICQTEYEEEEQVMTLPCDHMYHSECITTWLQIKKVCAICNTEISENLP; via the exons ATGGATAACGAAGAGAACAAACAGAATGATACGTATAGGAACAGTATACCCTATGTTCAACTCAACTGGATCGACTCAGATTACGCTTTTGCTTTGGCGTTGCAGGAACAG GAAACACCGTTGACACCATTTTTGGCGAGTGAAAGTGAGTCAAGTGATAGCGACGAGGACTTTGAAG CCGAACTATTGGATCTCAATGGAGAAGCGAGCAACGATGATGAG GACATGGAAGAGGACGAAATCGATCCAGATGAATTATCCTATGAG GATTTGATTGCATTGGGAGAATTCGTTGGAACTGAGAACAAAGGGCTGTCGACAGACAAAATCAAATCTTGCATAACTCCTTATGCATGTAAATCACTACTGGAGGGAAAATATGGGGTTGATCA GTGTGTAATCTGCCAAACCGAGTatgaagaagaagagcaagtaaTGACACTTCCATGTGACCACATGTACCATTCAGAATGTATAACTACATGGCTTCAAATCAAAAAG GTTTGTGCCATATGCAACACTGAGATCTCCGAAAATCTTCCTTGA
- the LOC113356294 gene encoding E3 ubiquitin ligase BIG BROTHER-related-like isoform X2, translating to MDNEENKQNDTYRNSIPYVQLNWIDSDYAFALALQEQETPLTPFLASESESSDSDEDFEGDSETDDYLSNEMNEIDEAELLDLNGEASNDDEDMEEDEIDPDELSYEDLIALGEFVGTENKGLSTDKIKSCITPYACKSLLEGKYGVDQCVICQTEYEEEEQVMTLPCDHMYHSECITTWLQIKKVCAICNTEISENLP from the exons ATGGATAACGAAGAGAACAAACAGAATGATACGTATAGGAACAGTATACCCTATGTTCAACTCAACTGGATCGACTCAGATTACGCTTTTGCTTTGGCGTTGCAGGAACAG GAAACACCGTTGACACCATTTTTGGCGAGTGAAAGTGAGTCAAGTGATAGCGACGAGGACTTTGAAGGTGATTCTGAGACTGATGACTACTTGTCTAATGAAATGAATGAAATTGATGAAG CCGAACTATTGGATCTCAATGGAGAAGCGAGCAACGATGATGAG GACATGGAAGAGGACGAAATCGATCCAGATGAATTATCCTATGAG GATTTGATTGCATTGGGAGAATTCGTTGGAACTGAGAACAAAGGGCTGTCGACAGACAAAATCAAATCTTGCATAACTCCTTATGCATGTAAATCACTACTGGAGGGAAAATATGGGGTTGATCA GTGTGTAATCTGCCAAACCGAGTatgaagaagaagagcaagtaaTGACACTTCCATGTGACCACATGTACCATTCAGAATGTATAACTACATGGCTTCAAATCAAAAAG GTTTGTGCCATATGCAACACTGAGATCTCCGAAAATCTTCCTTGA